The sequence ACCCCGGAACACAAAGTTGAGCCCCCAAACGTTATCCGTATACCCCTTAGCGAAGAACAGATTGAATTTATAAAACATAGGGTTGATTTAGAGGATGTATCCATCTATAAACAGCAAATAGTAGATATAAAACACATTGAAGAGACATTAAAGAGAGAAGATTTAAAAGTAAAAATCTCCGGTTCCCCAAAAGTTAGTGACGAATCAAATTCTTAGGTCATGGAGGCAGTGATGGTTAGAACTCTAATCGTTAAGGCCCAGCTCATTTTGTGAACTGGGCCTTTATTTTGCCCTTAGAGAAATAATTTTTTAGGGGCTAAGAATGTTCTATGCATTACTTTTCTTATATTTATCCTTCCTTTCAAAAATCACTACATGTCCACAGGTTTGGCTTTGCCCCAACAGCAAGTTAAGCATAGCAACAGTGGAGAAAGAGGCATCAACACTTCTAAAATGAATTACTTGTTTAGTATCAGAATGTAATAACCTTAATCATGAATAAGTAAGTTCGCTCTTTTGATTAGTAATAAGGGATTGACAATATACAGTCAAACTGTATATTGTTGTATGAGCGGGAGGAATTTATGAACCTAGAAAAATTTTTACCACTAACAGAAACTACTTTTTATATCTTAATGGCTTTGACAGAACCAGGGCACGGCTATGCAATCATGAATAAAGTGGAAGAAATGAGTGGCGGAAAAGTAAGAACAGCAGCCGGTACCATGTATGGAGCAATTGAAAACTTAATCAAGCAGAAATTAATTAAGGCAGTTCCTTCGGAGGATAAACGAAGAAAAGTTTATCTGATTACAGATGAGGGAAGGCAGATTTTACAGCTGGAGACAGAAAGACTTAAGCATCTGGTTCTTGTAGCCCAGAATCATGGATTCTAATAGGGAGGACTTAGAAAATGAAAAAATTTAAAGTGTTTGAGGCACTAAGTTTTGGAGGGCATTCTGGTTTGAATTTCCCTTTATGCCACTTCGTCTAATACCAATCTTGTTCTTTGCAATAGGTGGACTCTGCTATGCTATCTGGGCAATAAAGGCGAAGAAATTATTTGATAAAAAAATGAATAACTAGACATAAAATGTAAAAAAGTGAATGAGGAGTTATGAAAATCAATACTTTTTGTGCTTCAAAATTAGTGGAGGTGTGTAGTTGAAACTAAAATCATATATGCTGCTAATAATATTTTTTGTGATTTTCTCTTTTTTACCAACAATTGCATATGCCAATTCAGCAGAGCCCCCTGGGCTGATACTCATTTTAAAAAATGCTCCCGCAGATGTCTCGGTTTCCATTGTTTCCGCAGACTCTATTCAGGAAGGGAAAAAAAGGAAGGTTGCTTGGGAAATCTACTATGCTTTCTACAAATAGAGATATTGGAAATAATAACGAAATCTTACTTAGGGTATCGGGAAATGGCGTAAGTTACGATCAAATTGTTGGGAAGGAATTCTTAACCGGTTACAATAGCATTGTCACATTGGATTTCTCCTCGCAAACCATAGCGGCCGGAAAGATGTTGTCCCGATCAATCCTTTTAGTAACCCAGCGGGTATTATTCACCTTAGTGATTGAAGGTGTAATCTTCATTTTGTTTAGGTTCCGTGACAAAAAGAGTTGGATTGCCTTCCTGATGATGAATTTACTGACACAAGGGATTTTAAATGTAGCCCTAAACGGGGCTTCCCCTTTTGCTAGCTATTTGATTTTCAACCTGATTTTGATGGAATTCTTTGTACTTTTCGCTGAACTTGTAGGTGTTCTTGTTTTTATCAAAGAACATGGTAGATTCCGTCGGGTTTCTTATGTATTGGTTGCAAATCTGGCCAGCCTTGTATTGGGCGGTTATTTGATCACTGTTTTGCCAATTTAACATTATAATATTTTCTATTTTGGCCTACCCAGCATTTACGCTTCGGTAGGCCAATTTATTTATAGAAAGAAGCAATTTTGATAGGGAAACACTCTATAACTTATACAATACTTTACTTTAGATATTAAGTGAAGTTCTACTTGAAATAAGGATATGAAACCTATTTGTTTTAATTCGGTGAAGACCGGGTAATCCCAGGAGCTTAAAGGGTTGTAATAAAATTGATGATTGATCTCATAACATTAAAGGAGTATTATGTGGTTATAATTTCCATAAATTGACCGAACGGTCGGACAAAAGTTGAATGGAGGTTAGTATGGCAAGGTTGAAAGACAAAGAGGAAACCATTCTAAATGCAGCATTTGAAGTGTTTAGAAAGAACGGTTTTACAAATGCCAGCATGAAGGATATCGCAGCAGAGGCAGGACTGGGGAAAGGTACCTTATATGAATACTTTCAGAACAAGGAAGATTTGTTTATACAGGTAGCCAAGGCGGAGACTAGTCAGTTCTTTGCTGAAATTAACCGCAGGATCAGCGATAAACTTTCGCTGCGGGAAATATTAAATGAAATTATTAAGTTTACCCAGGAAACCTTGGAAGAGACGGAGTTTTTCTTCAAATTTATGTTGTTTGGTAAATTTTTTGAAATGGACTGCGAGGTGAAGCAAAAGTTATACGAAATGATTTTAAGTAGTAGAGAGGAATCGGTGAATATATTAAGGGGAAATTTTGAGAAGGGAGTAGCAGATGGAATTCTAAGAGAATTCGATTGGGAATTTGCAGCAAATTTTATTCCTGAAATGATCGGAGCCTATTGTAACTTTAAAGCCCAGATTATGGGCTATTGCTGGACCCAGCAGCAGAAAGATATTGATAGGGAAAAAATGATTGATTTTATCCTAAATGGAATAGCGGCTAAAACAAACTCAGGATCGGACACTTGTGCAGTCTAAGGAGGGGTAAAGGTGTGAGTAAAAAAAGAATAATCTTGTTAGTAATTATCGTTGTTATTTTTATCGGTGGAGTTGCGCTGTTTAACCGATATGGAGCTCAATCAATCTTTGCAGCTAAGGATAATGAAAGTGTGGAATCTGATCCAAGCAACAAAGTGGCAGTGGAAGTAATCAGTCCAAAAGTGGCAGGTGAAAACGAAGGGTTATACTATAAAGCAACCCTGGAAGCCGATCAAGAAGGAATTGTAAGCTCAAAGAATAGCGGAAAGGTAATCAGTATTTTATTTGATGACGGAAAGCAGGTTACTCAAGGTGAGGTGCTTATAATCTTAGATGACCAGGATATTGTAAATCAGATTAAGTCTGCCGAAAGTCAGTTAGAGGTATCAAAAGCTTCTCTGCAAAAGACAGAGGCTAGTCTGGAAAATACTCAACGATCCTACGATCGGACTAAAACCTTAGCAGGACAAGGGGTTGTTGCCCAGGCTGAACTGGAAAACGCAGAAACTTCTCTGAAAATGATTAAGGCGGACGTTGCTTCAAGTCAAGCAGCTATTCAAGCAACCCAGACCACAATCGATAATCTCAAAACTACCTTGGCCGATATGACTATTCGAGCTCCAATAACTGGCGTCATGGACGGAAAAAATGTCAGTATAGGCCAGTTTCTTTCGCCGGGAAATGTTCTGGGAAAGGTTAGAGATATTTCATTGATCGATGCTGTTATCGAGATAGACCAAGCACAAATTAAGTCGATAAAAATTGGGCAAAAGGCTAAGGTTAAGCTAAATGAAGACGATTCGGATTCCGCTGAAGGTGTCGTGAAAAGCATTACTCCCTCTGCCGATCCATCCTCAAGATCCTTTAAGGTGAAGGTACAATTAAATAATGAAACCTTGTCCTTAAGGCCGGGGGTATTTGCTAAGGTAAGGCTGATGGATGAGAATGATGGAAAAGTCCAGAACTTTGTTATACCTGTGGGGTTAATAACCGGGAAAGAAGGCAATTATTTCGTTTACATAAATGATAACGGGATTGTGAAAAAAAGGGCAGTAACGGTTGGAAACTTGGTAAACAATCAGGCAGAGATTAATTCAGGCCTTCAAGGAAATGAATCCATAATCTCGACAAACCTCAACATGCTTCAAGAGGGTGATGAGATTACGGTGGGTTCAGAATAGGGGGACTAAGATATGTTTATAACCAATATCAGTATAAAACGGCCTGTATTTATTACCGTTATCATCATTGTATTCCTGGTTGTCGGAATGCTTTGCTTTCGAGGTTTA comes from Desulfosporosinus meridiei DSM 13257 and encodes:
- a CDS encoding PadR family transcriptional regulator produces the protein MNLEKFLPLTETTFYILMALTEPGHGYAIMNKVEEMSGGKVRTAAGTMYGAIENLIKQKLIKAVPSEDKRRKVYLITDEGRQILQLETERLKHLVLVAQNHGF
- a CDS encoding TetR/AcrR family transcriptional regulator is translated as MARLKDKEETILNAAFEVFRKNGFTNASMKDIAAEAGLGKGTLYEYFQNKEDLFIQVAKAETSQFFAEINRRISDKLSLREILNEIIKFTQETLEETEFFFKFMLFGKFFEMDCEVKQKLYEMILSSREESVNILRGNFEKGVADGILREFDWEFAANFIPEMIGAYCNFKAQIMGYCWTQQQKDIDREKMIDFILNGIAAKTNSGSDTCAV
- a CDS encoding efflux RND transporter periplasmic adaptor subunit, which encodes MSKKRIILLVIIVVIFIGGVALFNRYGAQSIFAAKDNESVESDPSNKVAVEVISPKVAGENEGLYYKATLEADQEGIVSSKNSGKVISILFDDGKQVTQGEVLIILDDQDIVNQIKSAESQLEVSKASLQKTEASLENTQRSYDRTKTLAGQGVVAQAELENAETSLKMIKADVASSQAAIQATQTTIDNLKTTLADMTIRAPITGVMDGKNVSIGQFLSPGNVLGKVRDISLIDAVIEIDQAQIKSIKIGQKAKVKLNEDDSDSAEGVVKSITPSADPSSRSFKVKVQLNNETLSLRPGVFAKVRLMDENDGKVQNFVIPVGLITGKEGNYFVYINDNGIVKKRAVTVGNLVNNQAEINSGLQGNESIISTNLNMLQEGDEITVGSE